The genomic window GGCATCGGTGTCGTCCAAGTTCAGTTGGGGCAGCGGGCAATCCGCCACATCATGGTCGCTCACCAGGGCCAACATGCGATCATCCTCGGGCCAGAAGGGCGGCTTGCCCCCCTCGGCCCGCCAGACTTCCAGGCGCGGATGGGGCCATTGGCGAAAACCCTCCACCAGGACCAGATCCACCGGGCTCATCCGGGCCAGCAACTGTTCCATGGTGTATTCGGTCTCGTCGCGATATTCGTGCATCAGCGCCCAGCGCCGGGCCGAGGCGATCATCACCTCGGTGGCTCCGGCTTCCCGATGCTCATAGGAATCCTTGCCCTTTTTGTCCACGTCGAAGGCCTCGTGCGCCTGCTTGACCGTGGAGATGGTGATTCCTTTGGCCCGAAACCAGGGAACCAGCCGGATGATCAGCGAGGTCTTGCCCATCCCGGAGCGCCCGGAGATGCCAAACACCTTCATTCCGGCGTTTCCCCCATGTGGCGCATGCCCGACCGCAGATAGTCCCAGCCGGTGATGATGGTCAGAATGGCGGCCAACCACAGCCCCACCTCGCCCACCAGCCGGGTGGGCATGAAGGTGGCGGCGTCGCCCACCAGCAGGACGGGGATTGCGGTCATCTGGATGGCGGTCTTCCACTTGGCCAGTTTGGACACCGGCATGCCGACACGCACCTCGGCCAGGAATTCGCGCAGGCCCGAGACCAGGATCTCGCGCAGCACGATGACCAGGGCGGGCAGGAAGGACACCGTGCTGAGGCGGTCGAAGGCCGCCAGCATGAACAGCACCGAAGCCACCAGCAGCTTATCGGCGATGGGGTCGAGGAAACGCCCGAACTTGGACACCTGATTCCACGACCGGGCCAGATAGCCGTCGAACCAGTCGGTGATGGCGGCGGCCACGAACAGGGTGCAGGCGGCCCAGCGGGCGGCGGCGCCGTCCACATAGAACAGCCCGACCACCAGCGGAATCACGACGATCCGCGAAAGAGTCAGCAGGTTGGGCAGGCTGGTCAGCATGGCGGGCGAATACTAACCCTCGGGATGGAAGTAGTCATGAATCTTTTTGGCCATGGCATGGCTGATTCCCTCGACACTTTCCAGATCGGGCAGCCCCGCCTCGGCCACGGCCTTAGCCGAGCCGAAGTGATGCAGCAAGGCCTTCTTGCGCTTGGGCCCAATGCCGGGCAGCGCGTCCAGGGTAGACTGCACCAGCCCCTTGGAACGCCGGGCTCGGTGGGTGCCGATGGCGAAGCGATGGGCCTCGTCCCTGAGCCTTTGAAGGAAGTAGAGTACCGGATGACGCATCTCCAGGCTGATGGGCTCCTTGCCCGCCAGGAAGAAGCGCTCTTTGCCGGCATTGCGGTCAGGGCCCTTGGCGATGCCCACCAGCAAGACGTCGTCGATTCCCAATTCCTCCAGCACGCCCAGGGCGGCATTCAGCTGGCCCTTGCCGCCGTCGATCAGCGCCAGATCGGGCCACAGCCCCCGGTCGCGGTCGGGATCTTCCTTCTGGGCACGGGCAAAGCGCCGGGTCAGCACTTCGCGCATCATGGCGAAATCGTCGCCGGGAGTAAGATCGGTGGAGCGGATGTTGAACTTGCGATAGGCCGATTTCATCAGACCGTCGGGCCCGGCGACGATCATGGCGCCCACCGCGTCCGAGCCCTGGATGTGGGAATTGTCGTAGACTTCGATCCGCTCGGGCGGGGTTTCCATCCCGAACAGTTCGGCCACGCCGTCGAGCAATTTACGTTGCGCCCCGCTTTCCGCCATGCGCCGCCCCAGGGCATCGCGGGCATTGTCCTGGGCGTGCTCCACCAACCGCGTCCGGTCTCCGCGCTTCGGGACCGACAAAGTCACCTTGCGCCCGGCCTTCTCCGACAGAGCCTGGGCGACGATGTCCGCCTCGGCGGGCTCCAGGGACAGCAGGATCTCCCTGGGCGGCATTTTGTCGGCATAGAACTGCCCCAGGAAGGCGGCCATGATCTCGGGGGCCTCCTCGCCCTGGGCATGAATGGGGAAATAGGCGCGGCTGCCGTAATTGCAGCCCGAGCGGAAGAAGAAGACCTGAATGCACACCCCGTCGCCCGCCTGATGCAGGGCGACCACGTCGGCCTCCTCCACCTCGGCGGGGTTGATGTCCTGATGGGCCTGAATGCGGGTCAGGGCGCGGATACGGTCGCGGAACACCGCCGCCGCCTCGTATTCCATATCCTCGGCCGCGCTTTCCATGCGCGCGGTGAGATCGTGCTGAATGCGGCGGCTTTGGCCCGAGAGGAACGCCCTCGCCTCCTCCACCAGCCCCAGATACGCGTCGCGGCCGATGCGCTCGACGCAAGGCGCGCTGCACCGCTTGATCTGGAACAGCAGGCACGGACGGGTGCGCGACGCGAAGACCGAATCCGAGCACGAGCGCAGCAGGAAGGCGCGCTGCAGCGCCGCCAGAGTCTGATTGACCGCGCCAGCGGAAGCGAAGGGACCGAAATACTCGCCCTTGCGATTGCGCGCGCCGCGATGCTTCAAAACCTGCGGCCAGTCGTGATCATCGGTGATCAGAATATGGGGAAAGCTTTTGTCATCCTTGAGCAGGATGTTGTAGCGCGGCCCCAGGCTCTTGATCAGGTTGCTTTCCAAAAGCAGCGCTTCCACCTCGGTCCGGGTGGTCACCACCTCCATGGAAGCGGTCTCGGCAATCATGCGCTGGATGCGCAACGGCATGCGCTCGGGCTTGGTATAGGCCACCACCCGCTTCTTCAGGCTCTTGGCCTTGCCCACATAGAGGACGTCGCCCTTGCCGTTGAGCATGCGGTAAACACCCGGAGCCCCGGTCAGAGTCGCCACCACCTGAGCGATAACACCCACCCCGGCGGCCAGGGGCGTGGCGGAACTGTCCATCTCGGTCACGACGTCCCCTTCCGCATACTGAAGGCCTGCGGTTTACCTTAATCTATTCGCAGGGGCAGCAGAATTTCTCTTGCATCGCACGATATCCACGGAAACTGTGGATAAGTCTGTTGGCAAACTCCTATGGCGGGGGTTCACCCCTTGAGTCTCCTTGGCTCCTAGCACATTGCCTATTTTTTAGGCGTAGCTGCCATATCGTTATTTTTCAGACACTTAGCTATGTCAAGTGTAAACAATTGGCAAATATTGGCTTTTTCCCCTGGACAGAATGGCGGGTTCCTGCCAGTTGCTGCGCCGCAAAAAAGCCTGTGAACAACTTAACACTTCTACCCCTTGGGGCAGAGTCCCAGGCGGAGCCTGGACCGTTGCGCAAGCGGTTCAAAAGTATCAGCCGCCGCAACGCAATAAATGGCGCCGCTCACTCGTCGGGCACATTCGCGTCCCAGGCCCAGCCCAGATGCTGACCACCATCCAATGCGATCATTTGCCCCGTGATGGATGGTGTGGCCAGCAGGAAGCGAAGGGTCCGGCACACTTCGCCGGGCGAGGTGCCGCGCGCCAGGGGCAGTTGCGCCACCTGGGCGGCGAACTGGGCCTCGGTCTGGCGGACACTGGGCAGGGCCGGGCCGGGACCGATCCCCACCACCCGGATGCGGGGCGCCAGGGCCAGGGCCAGAGTCTGGGTGGCGGCCCACAGGGCGGCCTTGGACAGGGTGTAGCTGGTGAAATGGGGGGTAAGGCTCCAGACCCGCTGATCCAGCAGATTGACCACCAGTCCCTCGGCACCGTCGGGCAGCCCTTTGGCGAATTCTTGGGTCAGCACGAAGGGGGCGCGGAGATTGACCTCCATATGAAGGTCCCAACTGGCCCGCGTCGCCCCCAGGGCGTCATCCCTTTCAAAGACCGAAGCATTGTTGACCAGCAGGCCCAGCGGCCCCACGGCGGCCTCGGAGGCGGCGACCAGGGCGGCCACCTGTTCCTCGCAGGCCAGATCGGCGGCCACGGCCACGGCACGCCCGCCTGCCTGAGTGATCTCGGCAACCACGGCCAGAGCCTCTTCGGCGGAATGGTGGTAATGCACGGCCACGGCAAAGCCCTGGCGGGCCAGATCCAGCGCCACTTCCCGCCCGATCCGCCGCCCTGCCCCGGTCACCAGCGCCGATCGCGGCAAAAGAGGCGAAGGGCCGCTTTCGGTCATCAGGACTCGGCGGCCATGGCTTGGGGGCGGGACTTGTTGGCGACCACCTGGACCGTAGGCTTGACGGCGGCGGGACGCGACGGCGCAGGCACGCGCTCCAGCCCCCCCAGCACATCGCCCGCATGGGGCGGGCGGCGCGACGGCTCGTGATCGGTGCAAGCCGCGATCAGATCGACCAACGGGGCGGGGAAGCCGCCGGGCAGCACCGCCGGAGCCGACAGATCGGGCAAGCCGCCGATCAGCAGGCGATAGGCCAGAATCCCTAAGGAATAGACATCGGCGCGGGAATCGACGGCGGTGGCGTTCTCCATCTGCTCGGGTGCGGTATAGGCGGCGTCGCCCATCCAGAATCCGGGCAGGGGAAGATTCTTCTCCGCCAGTTTGATCAGCGAGAAATCGCATAACCGGACGGCGCCGTTCTGAGGCGCCGACAACAGAACGTTGGAGGGCTTGAGAAAGCGGTGCACCAGGCCGCGCTTATGCATGGCCAGAACCGCCGACGACAACTGGCGCATCACCAGCATGGCGCGGCTGCCGTTCATGCGGCGCGGCCGGTCGCGCTCGGGCGCGGCCTCGGCATCGGCGGCGCTGGCGAAATCCTTGCCGATCTCATAGGGCAGATGGGCCGCCATATAGGGCATGACGAAATAGGGCCGCCCGTCGGCCAGTTGCTCCAGCGTCTTGACGCCGATGATATAGGGGTGGTCGAAGGAGGCCAGCACCCGCGCCTCGGTGAGGAAACGGGCCAGTTGCTGCGCCGGGCTCAGCAGACTGTCGTCACCCGGCTTGGGATCGAACAGCTTGACCGCCACCGGGACCTGCAGGTCCGGATCGTGACACAGGAAGACCCGATCATAGCCGGTGGTGACCACCGCCGTATGAATGACGTATTTACCGATTCGCTCCATGAGCCTATCCGTGCTCCATCCCTGCCGGCACACTACCGGCCCCGTCCTCAGATACGTACTCTAACAGAGTAAAATGCGCTCGTCCCCATGACCGATGGGTAGATACGGAATTCAGCCGCGCTTTCGTCCCCGCCCCTTGGGCTTGCCAGTGGATCGGGGGCGGCTTTTGGACCCCAGATCCACCTCGATGCCCAAATCCAGCGCCTCGAGCCTGCGCAATTCGTCGCGCAGACGGGCCGCTTCCTCGAATTCCAGATCGGCGGCGGCGGCCTTCATGCGCTTTTCGATATCGGCCTTGACCGTGGCCAGATTGTGCCCGACCCCGTGTTTGATCCCGCTATCACCGGTGCCCACGGTGACGTAATCGGCCTCATAGACGCTGTCCATCACGTCGGACACCGCCTTCCTGATGCCTTCCGGAGTGATGCCGTGGGCGGCGTTATAGGCCTGCTGCTTGTCGCGCCTCCGGTTGGTCTCGGCCAAGGCGTATTCCAGCGAGGCGGTCATCTTGTCGGCGTAAAGGATCACGCGGCCGTCGATATTGCGCGCGGCGCGCCCGATGGTCTGGATCAGCGAGGTCTTGGAGCGCAAGAATCCTTCCTTGTCCGCATCCAGAATGGCCACCAGTGAACATTCGGGAATATCGAGACCTTCGCGCAGCAGATTGATGCCGATCAAAACGTCAAAGGCGCCCAGGCGCAGATCGCGGATGATCTCGATACGCTCGAGCGTGTCGATGTCGGAATGCAGGTAGCGCACCCTGACGCCGTTATCGTGCAT from Paramagnetospirillum magnetotacticum MS-1 includes these protein-coding regions:
- a CDS encoding serine/threonine-protein kinase, with amino-acid sequence MERIGKYVIHTAVVTTGYDRVFLCHDPDLQVPVAVKLFDPKPGDDSLLSPAQQLARFLTEARVLASFDHPYIIGVKTLEQLADGRPYFVMPYMAAHLPYEIGKDFASAADAEAAPERDRPRRMNGSRAMLVMRQLSSAVLAMHKRGLVHRFLKPSNVLLSAPQNGAVRLCDFSLIKLAEKNLPLPGFWMGDAAYTAPEQMENATAVDSRADVYSLGILAYRLLIGGLPDLSAPAVLPGGFPAPLVDLIAACTDHEPSRRPPHAGDVLGGLERVPAPSRPAAVKPTVQVVANKSRPQAMAAES
- the uvrC gene encoding excinuclease ABC subunit UvrC, with product MTEMDSSATPLAAGVGVIAQVVATLTGAPGVYRMLNGKGDVLYVGKAKSLKKRVVAYTKPERMPLRIQRMIAETASMEVVTTRTEVEALLLESNLIKSLGPRYNILLKDDKSFPHILITDDHDWPQVLKHRGARNRKGEYFGPFASAGAVNQTLAALQRAFLLRSCSDSVFASRTRPCLLFQIKRCSAPCVERIGRDAYLGLVEEARAFLSGQSRRIQHDLTARMESAAEDMEYEAAAVFRDRIRALTRIQAHQDINPAEVEEADVVALHQAGDGVCIQVFFFRSGCNYGSRAYFPIHAQGEEAPEIMAAFLGQFYADKMPPREILLSLEPAEADIVAQALSEKAGRKVTLSVPKRGDRTRLVEHAQDNARDALGRRMAESGAQRKLLDGVAELFGMETPPERIEVYDNSHIQGSDAVGAMIVAGPDGLMKSAYRKFNIRSTDLTPGDDFAMMREVLTRRFARAQKEDPDRDRGLWPDLALIDGGKGQLNAALGVLEELGIDDVLLVGIAKGPDRNAGKERFFLAGKEPISLEMRHPVLYFLQRLRDEAHRFAIGTHRARRSKGLVQSTLDALPGIGPKRKKALLHHFGSAKAVAEAGLPDLESVEGISHAMAKKIHDYFHPEG
- the pgsA gene encoding CDP-diacylglycerol--glycerol-3-phosphate 3-phosphatidyltransferase; the protein is MLTSLPNLLTLSRIVVIPLVVGLFYVDGAAARWAACTLFVAAAITDWFDGYLARSWNQVSKFGRFLDPIADKLLVASVLFMLAAFDRLSTVSFLPALVIVLREILVSGLREFLAEVRVGMPVSKLAKWKTAIQMTAIPVLLVGDAATFMPTRLVGEVGLWLAAILTIITGWDYLRSGMRHMGETPE
- a CDS encoding SDR family oxidoreductase — translated: MTESGPSPLLPRSALVTGAGRRIGREVALDLARQGFAVAVHYHHSAEEALAVVAEITQAGGRAVAVAADLACEEQVAALVAASEAAVGPLGLLVNNASVFERDDALGATRASWDLHMEVNLRAPFVLTQEFAKGLPDGAEGLVVNLLDQRVWSLTPHFTSYTLSKAALWAATQTLALALAPRIRVVGIGPGPALPSVRQTEAQFAAQVAQLPLARGTSPGEVCRTLRFLLATPSITGQMIALDGGQHLGWAWDANVPDE
- the mobB gene encoding molybdopterin-guanine dinucleotide biosynthesis protein B; translation: MKVFGISGRSGMGKTSLIIRLVPWFRAKGITISTVKQAHEAFDVDKKGKDSYEHREAGATEVMIASARRWALMHEYRDETEYTMEQLLARMSPVDLVLVEGFRQWPHPRLEVWRAEGGKPPFWPEDDRMLALVSDHDVADCPLPQLNLDDTDAIGGLITGTVGL